A window from Rhizosphaericola mali encodes these proteins:
- a CDS encoding YiiX/YebB-like N1pC/P60 family cysteine hydrolase → MIKIFGVFFGMIICFLGKSQQNFALKEGDIIFQKLPCGNLCDAIIETTPCKVGRLFNHCGIIHFRNDSAMVIEAHSPKVEETPFAKFIRRDKGDSIYIGRLNHGNISNAIQLAQSQEGKPYDGVYLPTDSAIYCSELVWKSYLDEDQKPIFPPTPMTFKSPKTGATYTGWTTYYQSIQKEIPEGQLGTNPCAIANSDKIQFYALKKSL, encoded by the coding sequence ATGATCAAAATCTTTGGTGTTTTCTTCGGAATGATAATATGTTTTTTAGGTAAAAGCCAGCAAAATTTTGCCTTAAAAGAAGGCGATATTATTTTCCAAAAACTTCCTTGTGGCAATCTTTGTGATGCAATTATCGAAACCACACCATGCAAAGTTGGAAGATTATTTAATCATTGCGGAATTATTCATTTTAGAAATGATTCCGCAATGGTCATTGAAGCACATAGTCCAAAAGTAGAAGAAACGCCATTTGCAAAATTTATCCGAAGAGATAAAGGTGATTCTATTTATATCGGAAGATTGAATCATGGAAATATTTCCAATGCAATTCAATTAGCACAATCGCAAGAAGGTAAACCCTACGACGGTGTTTATTTACCCACAGATTCTGCTATATATTGTAGTGAATTAGTATGGAAATCTTATTTGGATGAAGATCAAAAACCGATCTTCCCTCCTACGCCGATGACTTTTAAATCCCCGAAAACGGGTGCGACGTATACAGGTTGGACAACGTATTATCAATCTATCCAAAAAGAAATACCCGAAGGACAATTAGGCACCAATCCTTGCGCCATCGCCAATTCGGATAAAATTCAATTTTACGCACTAAAAAAATCATTATGA
- a CDS encoding MoxR family ATPase, whose amino-acid sequence MDTQNIKTLGELKKSGYQSMSIKDEVRKNLIQHLKDQTDPFPGILGYEDTVIPDTERALLSRHNILFLGLRGQAKTRIARQMTHLLDEYIPIVEGSEINDDPLAPMSKYAIDLIAEKGDETPIRWLHSSERYGEKLATPDVSVADLIGDIDPIKAANLKISFSDEKAIHYGIIPRSNRSIFVINELPDLQARIQVSLFNILQEGDIQIRGFKLRMPLDILFIFTANPEDYTNRGSIVTPLKDRIESQILTHYPLKLETSLAITEQEAKILPEQSEVVEVADVLKRIVEQLAFEARNNEYVDRKSGVSARLTIAALENLVSTAERRAILNNENHTQVWISDLVGIIPAITGKIELVYEGEQEGPYQVALNLLSKAIRTCFTQYFPDPETVKKRKNSGKPSVANEQNNNNPYKLITAWFDAGNSLDIPDNCSDKDRIALLYQVDGLYGLVKKTFPHASEMITALFMEFVLHGLSSYSLISKKALSGGTHFNDVVGGIIGLNLDDFDNGDPDFDNM is encoded by the coding sequence ATGGATACACAAAATATTAAGACTTTAGGCGAATTAAAGAAAAGTGGATATCAATCGATGTCCATCAAAGATGAGGTTAGAAAAAATCTAATACAACATTTAAAAGATCAGACAGATCCCTTTCCTGGAATTTTGGGTTACGAGGATACAGTGATTCCAGACACAGAACGTGCATTATTAAGTAGACACAATATTTTGTTTTTGGGATTGCGTGGACAAGCCAAAACAAGAATTGCGCGACAAATGACGCATCTTTTGGATGAATATATTCCAATTGTAGAGGGAAGTGAAATTAACGATGATCCGCTTGCACCGATGAGCAAATACGCCATCGATCTAATTGCAGAAAAAGGAGACGAAACGCCCATTCGCTGGTTGCATAGTTCGGAACGTTATGGAGAGAAATTAGCCACTCCAGATGTGAGCGTTGCTGATTTGATTGGAGACATTGATCCAATTAAAGCTGCAAATTTGAAAATTAGTTTTAGTGATGAAAAAGCAATTCATTATGGAATCATTCCACGATCAAATCGTTCGATTTTTGTTATTAATGAATTGCCCGATTTGCAAGCGAGGATTCAAGTTTCCTTGTTCAACATTTTACAAGAAGGCGATATTCAAATACGTGGATTCAAATTGCGTATGCCTTTGGATATTTTATTCATTTTCACTGCCAATCCGGAAGATTATACCAATCGTGGAAGTATCGTAACGCCATTAAAAGATAGAATTGAAAGTCAAATATTGACACACTATCCTTTGAAATTAGAAACGTCCTTGGCCATTACTGAACAAGAAGCTAAAATCTTACCCGAACAAAGTGAAGTTGTCGAAGTTGCGGATGTTTTAAAAAGAATTGTCGAACAATTAGCATTTGAAGCGAGAAATAACGAATATGTCGATCGTAAAAGTGGTGTGAGTGCGCGTCTTACTATTGCGGCATTGGAAAACCTTGTGAGCACAGCAGAAAGAAGAGCTATATTAAATAATGAAAACCATACGCAAGTTTGGATAAGTGATTTGGTAGGTATAATTCCTGCTATTACTGGAAAAATAGAATTGGTGTATGAGGGCGAACAAGAAGGACCTTACCAAGTTGCGCTCAATCTTTTGAGTAAGGCAATTCGTACTTGTTTTACACAGTATTTCCCCGATCCAGAAACCGTCAAAAAACGTAAAAATTCAGGTAAACCATCTGTTGCCAACGAACAAAACAACAATAATCCTTACAAATTAATTACTGCTTGGTTTGATGCTGGCAATTCTTTGGATATTCCAGATAATTGTTCAGATAAAGATCGAATCGCCTTATTATATCAAGTAGACGGATTATATGGTTTGGTTAAAAAGACATTCCCACATGCATCTGAAATGATTACCGCATTATTTATGGAATTTGTTTTGCATGGCTTGTCTTCTTACTCTTTAATTAGTAAAAAAGCCCTTTCAGGAGGTACACATTTTAATGATGTTGTCGGTGGAATTATTGGATTGAATTTAGACGATTTTGACAATGGAGATCCAGATTTTGATAATATGTAA
- a CDS encoding WbqC family protein, translating into MEENTIELFENHYLPCINWFKISSNETYIKIFSNDLYKKMSFRNRCIVVGSSGKIDLSIPLEKGRDQKANFKDIKTSKNFAWQKQHWRTLESCYRKSPFWEYYADYFAPFFEKEVEFLYDFNFEMNQLLWKLIDKRKKVVEESLELETLENDKVNIVGENILPKNYNIDNQSFIAYEQLFQDRVGFQRNVSIIDLLCMEGPNAKQLLEK; encoded by the coding sequence ATGGAAGAAAATACAATAGAACTATTTGAAAATCATTATTTACCATGTATTAATTGGTTTAAAATTTCAAGTAATGAAACATATATAAAAATTTTTTCAAATGATTTGTACAAAAAGATGTCTTTTCGGAATCGTTGCATCGTAGTGGGTAGTTCGGGTAAAATTGATCTCTCCATTCCATTGGAAAAAGGACGTGATCAAAAAGCGAATTTTAAAGACATTAAAACCTCTAAAAATTTTGCTTGGCAAAAGCAACATTGGAGAACATTAGAAAGCTGTTATCGCAAGTCTCCATTCTGGGAATATTATGCAGATTACTTCGCTCCTTTTTTTGAAAAAGAAGTCGAATTTTTATATGATTTCAATTTTGAAATGAATCAATTGTTGTGGAAATTGATCGACAAGCGGAAAAAAGTAGTGGAAGAATCTTTAGAACTGGAAACTCTTGAAAATGATAAAGTCAATATTGTTGGTGAAAATATTCTTCCAAAAAATTATAATATTGATAACCAATCATTTATAGCATATGAACAATTATTCCAAGATCGTGTTGGCTTTCAAAGAAATGTTTCTATTATAGACTTGTTATGTATGGAAGGACCTAATGCAAAACAATTGCTAGAGAAATAG